One window from the genome of Lutra lutra chromosome X, mLutLut1.2, whole genome shotgun sequence encodes:
- the SMIM9 gene encoding small integral membrane protein 9, whose product MEPWKVLNIAFLMSSLSCVLVETAASSTPLSSAIGMQDKAGSKPRSREHHRFWLSNFRDYLWDRIRSSVPPAAIFAFLPAIAVMGVLCCLTILVGDPGQ is encoded by the exons ATGGAGCCCTGGAAGGTGCTGAACATTGCGTTTCTGATGAGTTCCTTGAGCTGTGTGTTGGTGGAGACTGCTGCTTCCTCGACACCACTTTCATCTGCTATTGGGATGCAAGACAAAGCAGGGTCAAAACCACGCTCAAGAG AACACCACAGGTTCTGGCTTAGCAACTTCAGAGATTACTTGTGGGATCGCATCAGGAGCTCTGTGCCTCCAgctgctatttttgcttttcttcctgccATAGCTGTCATGGGGGTCCTCTGCTGCCTCAC